A region of Brevundimonas sp. NIBR10 DNA encodes the following proteins:
- the rpoC gene encoding DNA-directed RNA polymerase subunit beta': protein MNQEVLNIFNAVPVTPTFDQIKIALASPEKIRSWSFGEIKKPETINYRTFKPERDGLFCARIFGPTKDYECLCGKYKRMKYKGIICEKCGVEVTLARVRRERMGHIELASPVAHIWFLKSLPSRISLMLDMALKDVERVLYFENYIITEPGLTPLKQNQLLTEDEFYRYQDEFGDDGFTAEIGAEAVRHLLMNIDLNAEAERHRGELADSPSEMKAKKASKRLKLIEAFLESGNKPEWMILTVVPVIPPELRPLVPLDGGRFATSDLNDLYRRVINRNNRLKRLMELRAPDIIIRNEKRMLQESVDALFDNGRRGRVITGANKRPLKSLADMLKGKQGRFRQNLLGKRVDYSGRSVIVVGPDLKLHECGLPKKMALELFKPFIYARLDAKGLSGTVKQSKRMVEREQPQVWDILEEVIREHPVMLNRAPTLHRLGIQAFEPKLIEGKAIQLHPLVCAAFNADFDGDQMAVHVPLSLEAQLEARVLMMSTNNILSPANGKPIIVPSQDIVLGLYYISLVKDGEPGEGKLFANMGEIDAALDAGVVTLHTRIKARWTEEDKEGNAITRVIDSTPGRMKLGALLPKNPNVGYRLLEKNLTKKEIGNLIDVVYRHCGQKATVIFADQMMGLGFKEAAKAGISFGKDDIVIPAKKVEIVAATRTLVEEYEQQYADGLITKGEKYNKVVDAWAKATDKVADEMMGEIAQPRVLASGRTAEINSVFMMANSGARGSQAQMKQLGGMRGLMAKPSGEIIETPIVSNFKEGLTVLEYFNSTHGARKGLADTALKTANSGYLTRRLVDVAQDSIVTEEDCKSTRGITLRAVVEGGDVLVSLGQRVLGRYNAEDIKAPGTDTVLFPADTYLVEDVVEVIDREGVQSVKVRSALTCEAEAGICGMCYGRDLARGTNVNIGEAVGVIAAQSIGEPGTQLTMRTFHIGGTAQVAETSFYEATNAGEIKIVGPTVTAAHGDLVSMSRNVVVTVMVDGKDRESYKIPYGGRLRVKEGETVKKNQRLAEWDPYTTPILTEVGGIVRFEDLTEGLSFREETDEATGIAQRVVIDWRASPRGSDLRPAMGITLGDAYAKLASGSDARYLLPVGAILSVANGDEVKPGEILARIPTEGAKTRDITGGLPRVAELFEARRPKDCAVIAEMDGRVEFGRDYKNKRRIKITPEPDADGNQGEPVEFLIPKGKHISVHDGDLIQKGDYIIDGNPDPHDLLRIQGVEALAEYLVNEVQEVYRLQGVPINDKHIEVIVRQMLQKVEILDSGETTLIRGDTVEVAEAVIENEKVEKRGGRIATTQPVLLGITKASLQTRSFISAASFQETTRVLTDASVHGKKDMLEGLKENVIVGRLIPAGTGAYLRSLQKVANERDAMLTSTREAAVEPLPADLQLELAESE, encoded by the coding sequence ATGAACCAGGAAGTCCTGAACATCTTCAACGCGGTCCCGGTCACTCCGACCTTCGACCAGATCAAGATCGCCCTGGCCTCGCCTGAAAAGATCCGCTCGTGGTCGTTCGGCGAGATCAAGAAGCCCGAGACGATAAACTATCGCACGTTCAAGCCCGAGCGTGACGGCCTGTTCTGCGCGCGCATCTTTGGCCCGACCAAGGATTACGAATGCCTGTGCGGCAAGTACAAGCGCATGAAATATAAGGGCATCATCTGCGAGAAATGCGGCGTGGAGGTCACCCTGGCCCGCGTTCGGCGCGAGCGGATGGGCCACATCGAACTGGCGTCTCCGGTCGCCCACATCTGGTTCCTGAAGTCCCTGCCGTCGCGCATCTCGCTGATGCTCGACATGGCGCTGAAGGACGTGGAGCGGGTGCTCTACTTCGAGAACTACATCATCACCGAGCCGGGCCTGACCCCGCTGAAGCAGAACCAGCTGCTGACGGAAGACGAGTTCTATCGCTACCAGGACGAGTTCGGCGATGACGGCTTCACCGCCGAGATCGGTGCCGAGGCTGTGCGCCACCTGCTCATGAACATCGACCTCAACGCCGAGGCCGAGCGTCACCGTGGCGAACTGGCCGACAGCCCCTCGGAAATGAAGGCCAAGAAGGCGTCCAAGCGCCTGAAGCTGATCGAGGCCTTCCTCGAGTCCGGCAACAAGCCCGAGTGGATGATCCTGACGGTCGTTCCGGTCATCCCGCCGGAACTGCGCCCGCTGGTGCCGCTGGACGGCGGTCGTTTCGCGACCTCCGACCTGAACGACCTGTATCGCCGGGTCATCAACCGGAACAACCGCCTGAAGCGCCTGATGGAGCTCCGTGCGCCGGACATCATCATCCGCAACGAAAAGCGGATGCTGCAGGAATCGGTCGACGCCCTGTTCGACAACGGCCGTCGCGGTCGCGTCATCACGGGTGCCAACAAGCGTCCGCTGAAGTCGCTCGCCGACATGCTGAAGGGCAAGCAGGGCCGCTTCCGTCAGAACCTTCTGGGCAAGCGCGTCGACTATTCGGGCCGTTCGGTCATCGTGGTCGGTCCCGACCTGAAGCTGCACGAGTGCGGCCTGCCCAAGAAGATGGCGCTCGAGCTGTTCAAGCCGTTCATCTATGCGCGCCTCGACGCCAAGGGTCTGTCGGGCACCGTCAAACAGTCCAAGCGCATGGTCGAGCGCGAACAGCCCCAGGTGTGGGACATCCTCGAAGAGGTGATCCGCGAACACCCGGTCATGCTGAACCGGGCGCCGACGCTTCACCGTCTGGGCATCCAGGCGTTCGAGCCCAAGCTGATCGAGGGCAAGGCCATCCAGTTGCACCCCCTGGTCTGCGCCGCCTTCAACGCCGACTTCGACGGCGACCAGATGGCTGTCCACGTCCCGCTGTCGCTGGAGGCGCAACTCGAGGCGCGCGTCCTGATGATGTCGACCAACAACATCCTGTCGCCCGCCAACGGCAAGCCGATCATCGTGCCGTCGCAGGATATCGTGCTCGGCCTGTACTACATCTCCCTGGTCAAGGACGGTGAGCCCGGCGAGGGCAAGCTGTTCGCCAACATGGGCGAGATCGACGCGGCGCTCGACGCCGGTGTCGTGACCCTGCACACCCGCATCAAGGCGCGCTGGACCGAGGAAGACAAGGAAGGCAACGCGATCACCCGCGTGATCGACTCGACGCCGGGCCGGATGAAGTTGGGCGCGCTCCTGCCCAAGAACCCGAACGTCGGTTACCGCCTGCTCGAGAAGAACCTGACCAAAAAGGAAATCGGCAACCTGATCGATGTGGTCTATCGCCACTGCGGTCAGAAGGCGACGGTGATCTTCGCCGACCAGATGATGGGTCTCGGCTTCAAGGAAGCGGCCAAGGCCGGCATTTCCTTCGGCAAGGACGACATCGTGATCCCGGCCAAGAAGGTCGAGATCGTCGCCGCCACCCGCACCCTGGTCGAAGAGTACGAGCAGCAGTACGCCGACGGCCTGATCACCAAGGGCGAGAAGTACAACAAGGTCGTCGACGCCTGGGCCAAGGCCACGGACAAGGTCGCCGACGAGATGATGGGTGAGATCGCGCAACCGCGCGTCCTGGCCAGCGGTCGTACCGCCGAGATCAACTCGGTGTTCATGATGGCCAACTCCGGCGCCCGTGGTTCGCAGGCCCAGATGAAGCAGCTCGGCGGGATGCGCGGCCTGATGGCCAAGCCGTCCGGCGAGATCATCGAGACCCCGATCGTGTCGAACTTCAAGGAAGGCCTGACCGTCCTCGAATACTTCAACTCGACCCACGGCGCCCGCAAGGGCCTCGCCGACACCGCGCTGAAGACCGCCAACTCGGGTTACCTGACCCGTCGTCTGGTGGACGTGGCACAGGACTCGATCGTTACCGAGGAAGACTGCAAGTCCACGCGGGGCATCACCCTGCGGGCCGTGGTCGAGGGCGGAGACGTCCTGGTCTCGCTGGGCCAGCGCGTCCTGGGTCGCTACAACGCCGAGGACATCAAGGCCCCGGGCACGGACACCGTCCTGTTCCCGGCCGACACCTATCTGGTGGAGGACGTGGTCGAGGTCATCGACCGCGAGGGCGTCCAGTCGGTCAAGGTCCGTTCGGCCCTGACCTGCGAGGCCGAGGCCGGCATCTGCGGCATGTGCTACGGCCGTGACCTGGCGCGCGGCACCAACGTCAACATCGGCGAAGCGGTCGGCGTCATCGCGGCGCAATCGATCGGCGAGCCGGGCACCCAGTTGACGATGCGGACCTTCCACATCGGCGGTACGGCCCAGGTGGCGGAAACCTCGTTCTACGAGGCGACCAACGCCGGCGAGATCAAGATCGTGGGCCCGACCGTCACGGCCGCGCACGGCGATCTGGTCTCCATGAGCCGCAACGTCGTCGTCACCGTCATGGTCGATGGCAAGGATCGCGAAAGCTACAAGATCCCCTACGGCGGTCGTCTGCGGGTCAAGGAAGGCGAGACGGTCAAGAAGAACCAGCGTCTGGCCGAGTGGGATCCCTACACCACCCCGATCCTGACCGAAGTGGGCGGCATCGTCCGCTTCGAGGATCTGACCGAAGGCCTGTCGTTCCGCGAGGAAACCGACGAAGCGACGGGTATCGCCCAGCGCGTCGTCATCGACTGGCGTGCATCGCCGCGCGGTTCAGACCTGCGTCCGGCCATGGGCATCACCCTGGGTGACGCCTATGCCAAGCTGGCCTCGGGCTCCGACGCCCGTTACCTGCTGCCCGTCGGTGCCATTCTCTCCGTCGCCAACGGCGATGAAGTGAAGCCCGGCGAGATCCTGGCCCGTATCCCGACCGAGGGTGCCAAGACCCGCGACATCACCGGCGGTCTGCCGCGGGTGGCCGAGCTGTTCGAAGCCCGTCGTCCCAAGGACTGCGCGGTCATCGCCGAGATGGACGGTCGCGTCGAATTCGGTCGCGACTACAAGAACAAGCGCCGCATCAAGATCACGCCGGAGCCGGATGCCGATGGCAACCAGGGCGAACCGGTCGAGTTCCTGATCCCGAAGGGCAAACACATCTCCGTCCACGACGGCGATCTGATCCAGAAGGGCGACTACATCATCGACGGCAACCCCGATCCGCACGATCTGCTGCGTATTCAAGGGGTTGAGGCGCTGGCCGAATATCTGGTCAACGAAGTGCAGGAGGTCTATCGCCTGCAGGGCGTGCCGATCAACGACAAGCACATCGAGGTGATCGTTCGCCAGATGCTGCAGAAGGTCGAGATCCTCGACTCGGGCGAAACCACCCTGATCCGTGGCGACACGGTCGAGGTCGCGGAAGCCGTGATCGAGAACGAGAAGGTCGAGAAGCGTGGGGGCCGCATCGCCACCACCCAGCCCGTCCTGCTCGGCATCACCAAGGCGTCGCTGCAGACCCGCAGCTTCATCTCGGCGGCGTCCTTCCAGGAAACCACGCGCGTCCTTACCGACGCCTCGGTCCACGGCAAGAAGGACATGCTGGAAGGCCTCAAGGAGAACGTCATCGTCGGCCGGCTGATCCCGGCAGGCACCGGCGCCTATCTGCGGAGCCTGCAAAAGGTCGCCAACGAACGCGACGCCATGCTGACTTCGACGCGGGAAGCCGCCGTCGAGCCACTGCCGGCCGATCTGCAACTGGAGCTGGCCGAGAGCGAGTGA
- a CDS encoding acyl-CoA desaturase, which yields MMKPVLRVDGAGATPCGGTPVVDWPKAIWNGGLIATTLIAGPVFFTWSAFVMFLGLTYLTLLIGHSVGMHRMLIHRTFQCSKVLERALIYIGVIVGVVGPFGIIRVHDLRDWAQRQPKCHDFFAHRRSLARDLTWQLFYRFRFDRPPRLTIEARIADDPFYRFLETTWRWQQVPLATGLYLIGGWPWVVWGVCARVVVSTVGHWTITYFCHNPGERRWIVQDAYVQASNLPGLGMLTYGECWHNNHHAFPESARIGLEAGQQDPGWLVISTLRHLGLVWDVGEPRLPSAREDLLDQTA from the coding sequence ATGATGAAGCCGGTTCTCCGCGTCGATGGGGCGGGTGCCACGCCCTGCGGAGGCACGCCGGTCGTGGACTGGCCAAAGGCGATCTGGAACGGCGGGCTGATCGCTACCACACTCATCGCGGGGCCGGTCTTCTTCACCTGGTCCGCGTTCGTCATGTTTCTGGGCCTGACCTACCTCACGCTCCTGATCGGCCACAGTGTCGGCATGCACAGGATGCTGATCCACCGGACATTCCAGTGCAGCAAGGTCCTGGAGCGGGCCCTGATCTACATTGGCGTCATTGTCGGCGTGGTCGGACCATTCGGAATCATCCGGGTCCATGACCTTCGCGATTGGGCCCAACGACAGCCGAAATGCCACGACTTCTTCGCCCACAGGCGAAGTCTGGCCCGCGACCTAACTTGGCAGTTGTTCTACCGCTTCCGGTTCGACCGACCTCCGCGTCTGACGATCGAAGCCCGGATCGCGGACGATCCCTTCTATCGATTTCTTGAGACCACCTGGCGGTGGCAGCAGGTTCCGCTGGCTACCGGCCTCTACCTGATCGGCGGATGGCCCTGGGTCGTTTGGGGCGTCTGCGCGCGGGTCGTCGTAAGCACTGTGGGTCACTGGACGATCACCTACTTCTGCCACAACCCCGGTGAGCGGCGATGGATCGTGCAGGACGCTTATGTCCAGGCCTCCAACCTGCCCGGCCTCGGCATGCTGACCTATGGCGAGTGCTGGCACAACAATCACCATGCCTTTCCAGAGTCGGCGCGTATCGGGCTGGAAGCGGGACAGCAGGATCCCGGCTGGCTCGTCATCTCGACACTTCGCCATCTGGGCTTGGTCTGGGACGTCGGCGAACCGAGGTTGCCGAGCGCACGCGAGGACCTTCTGGATCAGACAGCCTAA
- the rpsL gene encoding 30S ribosomal protein S12 encodes MPTINQLIRKPRKPKPVRNKVPALEGSPQRRGVCTRVYTTTPKKPNSALRKVAKVRLAKSGYEAVCYIPGEGHNLQEHSVVLIRGGRVKDLPGVRYHILRGVLDTQGVKDRKQRRSHYGTKRPK; translated from the coding sequence ATGCCTACGATCAACCAGCTTATCCGCAAGCCCCGCAAGCCCAAGCCCGTGCGCAACAAGGTGCCGGCCCTGGAAGGCTCGCCCCAGCGCCGCGGCGTCTGCACCCGCGTTTACACCACGACCCCCAAGAAGCCGAACTCGGCTCTGCGTAAGGTCGCCAAGGTCCGTCTGGCCAAGTCCGGCTATGAAGCCGTGTGCTACATCCCCGGCGAGGGCCACAATCTTCAGGAGCACTCGGTGGTCCTGATCCGCGGCGGCCGCGTGAAGGATTTGCCCGGCGTTCGCTACCACATCCTGCGCGGCGTTCTCGATACGCAAGGCGTCAAGGACCGCAAGCAGCGCCGTTCGCACTACGGCACCAAGCGTCCGAAGTAA